In a genomic window of Phragmites australis chromosome 14, lpPhrAust1.1, whole genome shotgun sequence:
- the LOC133891300 gene encoding uncharacterized protein LOC133891300 → MASQAIESHRAGADVVRGDAAACKKAAVELLGDIGLPKGLFPLDDMQEFGYNREAGFMWLVQGKKKVEHTFKKIKQAVSYAGEVTAFVEKGKLKKIAGVKTKELMLWLSVVEVYVDESAPGKVTFKTGTGLSDSFDATAFDLGM, encoded by the coding sequence ATGGCGTCCCAAGCCATCGAGAGCCACCGTGCCGGCGCCGACGTCGTCCGTGGGGATGCGGCAGCGTGCAAGAAGGCAGCGGTCGAGTTGCTCGGCGACATCGGCCTCCCCAAGGGCCTCTTCCCTCTGGACGACATGCAGGAGTTCGGCTACAACCGTGAGGCCGGGTTCATGTGGCTCGTCCaagggaagaagaaggtggagcaCACGTTCAAGAAGATCAAGCAGGCGGTGTCGTACGCCGGTGAGGTGACGGCGTTCGTGGAGAAAGGCAAGCTGAAGAAAATCGCGGGGGTGAAGACCAAGGAGCTCATGCTGTGGCTCAGCGTCGTGGAAGTGTACGTCGACGAGTCGGCTCCTGGGAAGGTCACCTTCAAGACTGGCACTGGACTGTCCGATAGTTTTGATGCAACTGCGTTTGACCTTGGCATGTGA